Genomic DNA from Pleurodeles waltl isolate 20211129_DDA chromosome 1_2, aPleWal1.hap1.20221129, whole genome shotgun sequence:
CCAAGAGCAGTGGTTGGGCATGCCAAGAGGGTGATGGAGCTTGATTGTAATGAAGAGGCGAGTCAAGAAGAGTTTGTTTCAGTACAGTTGGCCAAGATAAGATTCGCTGCTATTAAACTGAAGAAGTCTAAGTGTAGTGTTCTGGGTAAGGTATTGTCTGTTGGCAGGAATGTTGTGAGGACAAAAGCTGGGAAAAATGTTGGAGCAGGATGGAGACTTGCAGGAAAGGGACTTGCAAGTTAGGGACTTGGAGGATAGGGACTTGCAAGTTAGGGACTTGGAGGATAGGGACTTGTAAGTTATGACTTGCACGAAAGCGACTTGCGGGATAGCGACTTGCAGGATAGCGACTTGCAGGATAGTGACTTGCAGGATAGCGACTTGCAGAATGGGGATTTGCAGGATAGGGACTTACAGGATAGTGATTTGCGGGATAGCGACTTGCACGACAGCGACTTGCAAGATAGCGACTTGCAGGATAGCGACTTGCGGGATAGCGACTTGTGGGATAGCGACTCATGGGATAGTGACTTGCAGGATAGCGACTTGCAGGATAGCGATTTGCGGGATAGTGACTCGCAGGATAGTGTCTTGCAGGATAGCAACTTGCAGGATAGTGACTTGCGGGACAGCGACTTGCGGGATAGCGACTCGCGGGATAGCGACTTGCAGGATAGCGACTTGCGGGATAGCGACTTGCAGGATAGCGACTTGCAGGATAGTGACTCGCAGGATAGCGACTCGCAGGATAGTGACTCGCAGGATAGCGACTTGCAGGATAGCAACTAGCAGGATAGCGACTCGTGGGATAGCGACTTGCGGGAAAGCGACTTGCGGGATAAGGACTTGCAGGATAAGGACTTGCGGGATAACAACTTGCAGTATAGTGACTTGCTGGATAGCGAATTTCGGGATAGTGACTAGCGGGATAGTGACTTGCAGGATAGTGACTTGCAGGATAGTGACTTACAGGATGACTTGCGGGATAGCGACTTGCAGGATAGCAACTTGCAGGATAGTGACTTGCAGGATAGCGACTTGCAGGATAGCAACTTGCAGGATAGAGACTTGCGGGATAGCGACTTGCAGGGTagcgactgtgagaaagtagcctctttctagccttgttacccccacttttggcctgtttgtgagtgtatgtcagggtgttttcactgtctcactgggatcctgctagccagggcccattgctcatagtgaaaaccctatgttttcagtatgtttgttatgtgtcactgggaccctgctagtcaggaccccagtgctcataagtttgtgacctataggtatgtgttccctgtgtgatgcctaactgtctcactgaggctctgctaaccagaacctaagtggttatgctctctctttacaaattgtcactaacaggctagtgaccaatttcaccaatttacattggcatactggaacacccttataaatcccctagtatatggtactgaggtacccggggtattggggttccaggagatccccatgggctgcagcatttcttgtgccacccatagggagatctgacaactcttacacaggcctgccactgcagcctgagtgaaataacatccacgttatttcacagccatttaccactgcacttaagtaacttataagtcacctatatgtctaacctttacctggtaaaggttgggtgctaagttacttagtgtgtgggcaccctggcactagccaaggtgcccccacatggttcagggccaattccccggactttgtgagtgcggggacaccattacacgcgtgcactacatataggtcactacctatgtgtagcttcacaatggtaactctgaatatggccatgtaacatgtctatgatcatggaattgcccctctatgccatcctgacattgttggcacaatcccatgatcccacgggtctgtagcacagacccgggtactgccaaactgccttttcaggggtttcactgcagctgctgctgctgccaacccctcagacaggtttctgccctcctggagtccagccaggcttggcccgggatggcagaacaaaggacttcctcagagagagggtgttacaccctctccctttggaaaaaggtgttcaggcaggggaggagtagccttccccagcctctggaaatgcgttcatgggcacacatggtgcccatttctgcataagccagtctacaccggttcagggacccctcagccctgctctggcgcgaaactggacaaaggaaaggggagtgaccactcccctgacctgcacctcccctgggaggtgcccagagctcctccagtgtgctccagacctctgccatcttagaaacatgGCAAACATCttagagccagcaggtgacgtcagagactccttctgataggctccttcaggtgttgctagcctatcttcactcctaagtagccaaaccctcttttctggctatttagggtctctgctttggggatttccttagataacgaatgcaagagctcatccgagttcctctgcatctctctcttcaccttctgccaaggaatcgactgctgaccgcgctggaagcctgcaaaactgcaacaaagtagcaaagacgactactgcaactctgtaacgctgatcctgccgccttctcgactgctttcctggtggtgcatgctgtgggggtagtctgcctcctctctgcactagaagctccgaagaaatctcccgtgggtcgacggaatcgtccccctgcaaccgcaggcaccaaagaactgcatcactggtactctgggtctcctctcagcacgacgagcgaggtcccttgaatccagcaactctgtccaagtgactcccacagtccagtgactcttcagtccaagtttggtggaggtaagtccttgcctccccacgccagactgcattgctgggaaccacgacttttgcagctactccggcctccgtgcacttctggcagaaatcctttgtgcacagtccagcctgggtccacggcactctaacctgcattgcacgacctcctaagttgtcctccggcgacgtgggactcctttgtgcgacttcgggtgagcactgtttcactcctcttcgtagagcctgttccggcacttttgcgggtgctgcctgcttctgagagggctccttgtcttgctcgacgccccttctgtccccagacgcaattggcgacatcctggtccctcctgggccacagcagcatccaaaaaccctaaccgcacgatttgcagctagcaaggcttgttggcggtctttcttcaggaaaacacttctgcacgactctccacggcgtgacggatccgtcctccaaaggggaagttcctagcccttgtcgttcctgcagaatcttcagcttctactgtccagtagcagcttctttgcacccacagctggcatttcctgggcatctgcccatctccgacttgcttgtgacttttggacttggtccccttgttccacaggtaccctcgtttggaaacccatcgttgttgcattgctgatttgtgtctttcctgcagaattcccctatcacgacttctaagtcctttggggaactttagtgcactttgcactcacttttcagggtcttggggtgggctatttttctaaccctaactgttttcttacagtcccagcgaccctctacaaggtcacataggtttggggtccattcgtggttcgcattccacttttggagtatatggtttgtgttgcccctatccctatgtgtccccattgcatcctattgtaactatatattgtttgcactgttttctaatactattactgcatattttggtattgtgtacatatatcttgtgtatatttgctatcctcatactgagggtactcactgagatacttttggcatattgtcataaaaataaagtacctttatttttagtatatctgtgtattgtgttttcttatgatattgtgcatatgacactagtggtactgtaggagcttcactcgtctcctagttcagcctaaactgctctgctaagctaccattatctatcagcctaagctgctagacaccctatacactaataagggataactgggcctggtgcaaggtgtaagtaccccttggtactcactacaagccagtccagcctcctacagcgactTGCAGGATAGTGACTTAAAGGATAGTTACTTGCAGGATAGCGACTCACGGGATAGCGACTCATGGGATAGTGACTTGCTGTACAGTGACTTGCAGGATAGCGACTTGCAGGATAGCGACTTGCAGGATAGTGACTTGTAGGATAGCGACTTGCAGGATAGTGACTTGCAGAATGGGGATTTGCAGGATAGGGACTTACAGGATAGGGACTTGCTAGCTAGCGACTTGTGGGACAGGGACTTGCAGGATAGTGACCTGTCGGAAAGTGACTTGAGAAATAGGGACTTGAAGAAGGAGGGCATGAGCATCAATGGGACGATTAATGGGCCAAAAAATGTGTTGAGGATGGATGGAGTGTGATGTCGGAATGCTCTGATTGATGGGGATGTGTTGAGGATGGATGGAGTGTGATGTTGGAATGCTCTGATTGACGGAGATGTGTTGAGGATGGATGGAGTGTAATGTTGGAATGCTCTGATTGATGGAGATGTGTTGAGGATGGATGGAGTGTGATGTTGGAATGCTCTGATTGACGGAGATGTGTTGCCTGGGAGTGGTGTGTGATGGTGGGAATTCTCTGATTGTTGGAGATGTGTTATGGAAGGATGGAGTGTAATGTATGAATGCTCTGATTGACAAAGGTGTGTTGAATTGCGCAGTTGTGGTCCTTTCTATCTAAGTGTGATGTTTCATCCTTAAGTTCCTAAGTGTGCTCTTCGTTCAGATAGCCTGAACTTTGCAATGAAACTACCTACCAAATTCTCTAGGCAAGGTGGGAGGTATTTTGCCTTTCTTGGTCCCACGTTATGGAATACCCCCCTTAAAGGTTTGCATGTATACCTCTTTGGTGGAGTTCCAAAAGGTtttgaaaacctggctattctcaTTGTACTGGCCACCATCTGCTGCTTACTTAGCACTGGGAATCCTTGTTGGGGTGGCCAAGCGCTCTACAAATCAGTATACaacagaatagaatagaacagaatagagtggaatagaataagGAAGGAGTGTGATGGTGGGAATTCTCTGATTTGTGGAGGTGTGGAGGAAGGAAGGAGTGTGATGGTGGGTACACTCTGATTGGTGGAGGTGCTGAAGAAGGAAGGAGTGTTGTGGTAGGCATGCTCTGATTGTGGaggtgttgtggaaggaaacagtgTGGTGGTGGGAATGCTGTGATTGGTGGAGGTGTTGAGGAAGGAAGGAGTGTGATGGTGGCCATGCTCTGATTGGTGGAGGTGCTGAGGAAGGAAGGAGTGTGATGGTGGGCATGCTCTGATTGTGGAGGTGCTGAGGAAGGAAGGAATGTGATGGTTGGCATGCTCTGATTGGAGGAGGTGCTGAGGAAGGAAGCAGTGTGGTGGTGGGAATGCTTTGATTGGTGGAGGTGCTGAGGAAGGAAGGAGTGTGATGGTGGGCATGCTCTGATTGGTGGAGGTGCAGAGGAAGGAAGGAGTGTGATGGTGGGTACGCTCTGATTGGTGGAGGTGCTGAGGAAGGAAGCAGTGTGGTGGTGGGAATTCTCTGGTTGGTGGAGGTGCTGAGGAAGGAAGGAGTGTGATGGTGGGAATGCTCTGATTGGTGGAGGTGCTGAGGAAGGAATCAGTGTGGTGGTGGGAATGCTCTGATTGGTGGAGGTGCTGAGGAAGGAAGGAGTGTGATGGTGGGCTTGCGCTGATTGGTGGAGGTGTTGAGGAAGGAAGGAGTGTGATAAATTAACAGCTCAGCGTGGGGCTCTTTGCTTTCTGAAGCTTTAAGATGAGGAAGGAAGGAGTGTGATGGTGGGAATGCTCTGATTGGTGGAGGTGCTGAGGAAGGAATCAGTGTGGTGGTGGGAATGCTCTGATTGGTGGAGGTGCTGAGGAAGGAAGGAGTGTGATGGTGGGCATGCGCTGATTGGTGGAGGTGTTGAGGAAGGAAGGAGTGTGATAAATTAACAGCTCAGCGTGGGGCTCTTTGCTTTCTGAAGCTTCAAGATGGAGGAGCAAGATTGGGATTTGATGTGGTGGTAACACCGGAGAAAAAACAGTAAATTTAATCTGGGAAGCAGGTTGAACAGCTGATGATTCTCCACTCTGTGACTTGCTCCCTTATCACAGCATCCAGCTGTTTAGGCGCGTTTAATTATTTAATACATCTTTATCAATAAGTCCCCCTACAGCTTGCACACTGATGAAGTGACTGATGTCTGCTAATCACATTTTCACAGCTTGATCTGGATCACAGGATGATGTGTCACCTCTGACCTCTGGCTCTCAGATGCTGCCTGTCAGCCAGATGCTTCCCCGCACCATGTAAAAGTTACATGCGGCAGACAGGCCTGACCATCACACCTAAATCACACCCAACATGCGGCCATCTTAATTTactacacacactaaaacatctagaTAAGTGCAACGTAGTGTCTAGTGTTGCTTTCTTTGAAGGACTGAACAATGGGTCATAGGTaggtacttaggggcagatttaagagcccctagcgcctccttgtggctgctccaaattcacaaagtggcgcaatgcatgcattgcgccactttataacccttagcgctacattgtgcctgcgccatgcataatgtatgcaaaaggggagttcccccgttagggggggcagaaaaaattgcacaaaaaaatctaagcgacttctttgcatcattttgttcgtcacttttaacgtctgctcagagcaggcgttattaGGAGGCACAGCGTTGTTTGCAATGGGccccaatgagctttgcaggattggtgtcaacattttttaagctaatcctgcaaagcactgaactagtgtcaaaaatgttgacgctagttccctaactaccgccatagtgcgccATGTCACAGTACCGGTgaaaacatggtggcattagaggggcgcaagaaaaggggcgctgcactaggtgcagcgccacttttcttaaatctggcccagggCGAGTATCCAATGCAGTAATCAAGTAATCCAGGATGCAAACAAAAATACCTGAGATTTTGCTTCCTGTTGATACCGATTGCTCAAATTGAGGGGTCTTGGAACACTAATTGTTTACCGTAAAAGTCCTGCCACTCGTGCAGCTACACAGAGGAGTTGATTGAGCATTTGATTTGCTTATGCCCTAGTTTACTAGATCCgcgaaaaaaaaatctgaaaaaagcatttaATGTAATTAATTGTAGATCCGTCAAATAGGCTGTTGCATATTGTTTTTCCACAACAGATTGCCAACTTATTGGGAAATTGTTGTCTTAAGGAAGTGTGATTGAAATGTCGCTTTTATGGAATACTTGCAGATATGTTCATGATTTTAATGCTTTTAACTCattttattgtgataaatattaatattttaatatatttttatacaataaagattcattcattcattggtgAGTATCATATTACTCAACGCagagctgtatatatatatatatatgtatatatatatatagatatatattttatcactgaaaaaaacaaaggaaactgggacattatagtttggaaataggatttaaaaaaacatagaaattcactttaaccaaaggttacagggacgttatagttaggctcacatttcaaacgtacaaaacaatagaaatttagcagctatagttatttcaagtaactataacttgtaccctatggtaactataactcgcgtccccgCCGTGCAGTTTTAtcataaataattttactgcaaatattacattgatattatcaaagatgtcatgagtgttgcaatatgcggggtaattagctgtgcatagcgagggcatgagttatagttactttaaggcacgaGTTCCCATCATACATTGTATTGATTGTTCTGGGTAAATTGCGGCTCCATGGCTGCAGGAGGGCTGCACAGGTCCCCCCATACATGTTTCttcattgccccggggaggtggcggtccctggggtatAGGTGGGGGGCTCATGGGCTCCCCCATATGGATTATAGGCATTTGCCTAGGGGAGGTGGCAATCCATGAGGCCCGGGGGAGGGCCTTTAGACCTACCATTTTATCATTATTGAATAAGCCCCGGAGATGTGGTGATCCTCAGGGCATGGGGAGCAGCGCGACCTCCCACAAATTTATAACacatagccccgggaaggtggtggtcccaggggtttatataagccctaggaggggggccctgtgtacCCCCTCCTAATTTGGCTACAATGCCCCCGGGACATGGTCCACCAGGTAGCACAATTAAAAGCAAGCGTAGGAGACCGCGCTTGCTTTTTTGAAAACATATCAcagcaaaattcacaaatattcgtgcttttcactgtgaaaaaaatgctttttagcctggcAAGGGGGGctggggggaggaggtagggaggtttctgggggacccctggaccaaggcccccctttttttcatttttttttgacgcagctcaaaatggctggcaacacttcctggttgaagtgattACAGGCAATctgatctctgcacgagattgggaggatTCACAAACCATTCACGCCTCtggatatacaaatgtggatttcttttaatatttcaaaatctacagaacagatttacaccaactaacaTAAAGGCttatttctggaccaaaagctccctttctgcaaaattttgtgTAATTTCGTCCATCGGTTTGGGCTCCAAAAAGCCTATGGGAATTACAATggtaaacacactttttttgacccctcccctttttttcagACGCTGCTTGATGGATTATCCCCatattttccatgcacaacaagacccacagTGGCTCTTTTTTTTAAGAACATTTCGTAAAgaatcgtcaaacagtgccaaagatataggcaagtcaataaacactttttctgtggaaactaggtccatGTGGTGAATGGAGAAGCCATCTTGAAGGGATGGCGTTCCCCGCTAAGCAGATGAGCTGCATGATTTTCAGTTCCAAAATGTAGGATGGTTTCAAGGGGATTTTCATGGCCAGCTCCAAAAGGAGTGTGAAGCCACATCACACTGGCACACGCCATACagcactttttcattttcttttataaTAGTTTTTGAGGGAGGCACACCAAAAATCTTATATCTCACCAGTGCTGACAACTTGGAACTAAAATACTATTACCTACAAACCTGCCTTTTTTTAATAGTATCCAACCTAGGAGAAGACACCAAAT
This window encodes:
- the LOC138257046 gene encoding aspartate and serine-rich protein-like, with product MERSRMMGDILCKKDHGTQSDLRDSDLQDSDLQDSDLQDSDLQNGDLQDRDLQDSDLRDSDLHDSDLQDSDLQDSDLRDSDLWDSDSWDSDLQDSDLQDSDLRDSDSQDSVLQDSNLQDSDLRDSDLRDSDSRDSDLQDSDLRDSDLQDSDLQDSDSQDSDSQDSDSQDSDLQDSN